The following coding sequences are from one Vigna unguiculata cultivar IT97K-499-35 unplaced genomic scaffold, ASM411807v1 contig_125, whole genome shotgun sequence window:
- the LOC114171179 gene encoding uncharacterized protein LOC114171179, translating to MEVAGRKFKVNLICLPMEGLNVILGIDLLSSNHIVIDCACRSVVFPETVELELISAQKAMKEVEAGATCFMIVAQREKKSTTKQIRSILVVDEYADVFPDEIPKLPLSRDVDFTIDLILGAGLMSMALYRMTLAELAKLKKQIEDLFEKKFI from the coding sequence ATGGAAGTGGCAGGCCGCAAgttcaaggtgaatctcatCTGCTTGCCAATGGAGGGTCTGAACGTGATTTTGGGGATTGACTTGCTGTCGAGCAACCATATTGTTATCGATTGCGCATGTCGTAGTGTGGTATTCCCAGAGACAGTAGAACTAGAGTTGATCTCAGCTCAAAAGGCGATGAAGGAGGTAGAAGCTGGAGCTACTTGTTTCATGATTGTCgctcaaagagagaaaaagagtaCAACTAAGCAGATTAGAAGCATACTAGTGGTGGATGAGTATGCAGATGTTTTTCCAGACGAAATACCAAAACTACCGCTCagcagggatgtggatttcactaTTGATCTCATCCTTGGAGCTGGTCTAATGTCCATGGCACTGTATCGGATGACACTAGCAGAATTGGCTAAATTGAAGAAGCAAATAGAAGACCTGtttgagaagaagttcatctAA
- the LOC114171178 gene encoding uncharacterized protein LOC114171178, whose amino-acid sequence MEHEIAQKNKDNRKKQTVPHTGGSKSIAQNKDEMEQELGRKVSRGEVWIATHKHANGEFVNDRAREIGEKIKAYETNTSSLSEDISIEGSLARVLGSKEHCGRVRGMGLGPCPSQVFGYNRNFHFRTSSSCPSYSELQNQVTAIKSQLDEQNKRNEERDKRLDAIMNFFSQNYQGQLPPGLTMFNPAPVSDQGSVPTNTTSSAHKENHI is encoded by the exons ATGGAACAC GAAATTGCTCAAAAAAATAAGGATAATAGAAAGAAGCAAACAGTTCCTCACACAGGTGGATCGAAGAGCATTGCACAGAACAAGGATGAGATG GAGCAAGAGCTTGGTCGCAAAGTTAGTAGGGGAGAAGTTTGGATAGCAACACATAAACATGCTAATGGGGAATTTGTGAATGATAGAGCAAGAGAGATTGGA GAAAAAATTAAAGCATATGAGACAAATACATCTTCCCTTTCAGAAGATATATCAATTGAAGGTTCACTAGCTCGTGTTTTGGGAAGTAAAGAACATTGTGGTCGTGTCCGAGGAATGGGATTGGGACCTTGCCCTTCTCAAGTGTTTGGATATAATAGGAATTTTCATTTTAGGACATCCTCATCTTGTCCTTCTTATTCGGAATTGCAAAATCAG GTCACTGCAATAAAGTCACAATTGGATGAACAAAATAAACGAAATGAAGAACGTGACAAAAGACTTGATGCAATCATGAActtcttttctcaaaattatcaaGGTCAATTGCCTCCTGGGTTGACTATGTTCAATCCTGCACCG GTTTCTGATCAAGGAAGTGTGCCAACTAATACAACAAGTTCTGCACATAAGGAAAATCATATCTGA